Proteins from a single region of Phycisphaeraceae bacterium D3-23:
- a CDS encoding TolC family protein codes for MQIPRLKTAALLAVVVGMPVALPGCVTPFEKQTAQNLRDALLATHRAEVERMGGAELRPLDREPSAFRESLNRVVERQREEGQLGPNEGGVDEQIAHADEVSGAAAYLDIAPDFGPDLAGRDEPELVSVDLESALQRAMANNLDARIARLNPVIAEHQVTQAESDFDTVVFSNLAWQKNDTPQPAGVVPGLSGNSQSETLQFQTGIRQTFEAGTQLTVQAQTQRSQQTPSVFGTPRFYDADVLVQLTQPLMRGFGTDVNRAGIVIAELAESQQVEQFRTTLLDLAVAVEQTYWQLAQARQALLIQQGLLERTVAMRDKLEPRVGFDLLQADLNEVNARVGQRRADVLRAQRNVRDLSDQLKRLINDVDLPVVGEQMLVPSDLPVDTPITISRLDEVTTALQHRPEMAVALLQIEDVDVRRLVADNNRLPILNLTASANFNGLDIDDGLAALEDTGDLDFIDYALGLEFERPWGNRDAEALYAQRSLERVQALDNYRRQAQIVTIEVKQAIRQVQEQYQLIGTTRETRRASALSLEVADVQLDQGGRQEETYTIRVDRVLARQDALAQAELAELQALTDYMNALSELRRATGTSLDHAGIDFEAERGRE; via the coding sequence ATGCAGATTCCACGATTGAAGACCGCCGCGTTGCTTGCCGTTGTTGTTGGGATGCCCGTGGCCTTGCCGGGGTGTGTGACGCCGTTCGAGAAACAGACCGCCCAGAACCTGCGCGATGCGCTGCTCGCGACGCACCGCGCGGAGGTCGAGCGGATGGGCGGGGCCGAGCTGCGGCCGCTGGATCGAGAGCCCAGCGCGTTCCGCGAGTCGCTCAACCGGGTCGTCGAGCGCCAGCGTGAGGAGGGGCAGCTTGGGCCCAACGAGGGCGGCGTCGATGAGCAGATCGCCCACGCCGATGAGGTCAGCGGTGCGGCCGCATACCTGGACATCGCTCCGGACTTCGGCCCGGACCTCGCGGGGCGGGACGAGCCCGAGCTGGTGTCGGTGGACCTGGAGAGTGCGCTGCAGCGTGCGATGGCGAACAACCTCGACGCGCGGATCGCCCGGCTCAACCCGGTCATCGCCGAGCACCAGGTAACGCAGGCCGAGTCGGATTTCGACACGGTCGTGTTCTCGAATCTCGCGTGGCAGAAGAACGATACCCCCCAGCCGGCGGGCGTCGTGCCCGGGCTGTCGGGCAACTCACAGTCCGAGACATTGCAGTTCCAGACCGGCATCCGGCAGACGTTCGAGGCCGGCACGCAGCTCACCGTGCAGGCCCAGACGCAGCGGAGCCAGCAGACACCCAGCGTGTTCGGCACGCCGCGTTTTTATGATGCGGATGTATTGGTGCAGCTGACCCAGCCGTTGATGCGTGGGTTTGGGACGGACGTCAACCGCGCGGGGATCGTGATCGCCGAGTTGGCCGAGTCGCAGCAGGTCGAGCAGTTCCGCACGACGCTGCTGGACCTTGCGGTGGCGGTGGAGCAGACGTACTGGCAGCTCGCGCAGGCGCGGCAGGCGCTCCTCATCCAGCAGGGCCTGCTCGAGCGCACGGTCGCGATGCGGGACAAGCTCGAGCCGCGCGTCGGGTTCGACCTCCTCCAAGCCGACCTCAACGAAGTCAACGCCCGCGTCGGCCAACGCCGCGCGGATGTGCTCCGCGCGCAGCGCAACGTCCGCGACCTCTCCGACCAGCTCAAACGGCTCATCAACGATGTTGATCTACCCGTCGTCGGCGAGCAGATGCTCGTGCCCAGCGACCTGCCCGTCGACACGCCCATCACGATCAGCCGGCTCGATGAGGTCACGACCGCGCTGCAGCACCGACCCGAGATGGCGGTCGCGCTCTTGCAGATCGAGGATGTCGATGTCCGCCGACTCGTCGCCGACAACAACCGCCTGCCGATCCTGAACCTCACCGCCTCGGCCAACTTCAACGGGCTCGATATCGACGACGGCCTCGCCGCGCTGGAGGATACCGGCGACCTCGACTTTATCGACTACGCCCTGGGTTTGGAGTTTGAACGGCCGTGGGGCAACCGCGACGCCGAGGCGCTCTACGCCCAGCGTTCGCTGGAGCGTGTGCAGGCGCTGGACAACTACCGCCGGCAGGCGCAGATCGTGACGATCGAGGTCAAGCAGGCGATCCGCCAGGTGCAGGAGCAGTACCAGTTGATCGGCACGACGCGCGAGACCCGCCGGGCGTCCGCGCTGTCGCTCGAGGTCGCGGATGTCCAGCTTGACCAGGGCGGCCGACAGGAAGAGACCTACACCATCCGCGTCGACCGCGTGCTCGCCCGGCAGGATGCGCTGGCCCAGGCGGAACTGGCGGAGCTGCAGGCCCTGACGGACTATATGAACGCCCTGAGTGAGCTCCGCCGCGCGACGGGCACCTCCCTCGACCACGCCGGCATCGACTTCGAGGCGGAGCGCGGGCGGGAGTAG